The region GTGGTTGCCTTGGTCGCCCAATCCACCACGGTTTGCCCGCGCGCGCCATACAAGGCGTTCCAGGTGGCGTAAGCCCCACGGCGCTCGTACGGCGATTCGATGCGGGTAATGCCCGGGTGAATGTTCATGATGCGCCGCGCAAACGGTGCGCCCGGCCGTACCAGCTCATCCAGAATCACCAACAAACCATCCAACACCACGACATCAGCCTTCAACTCCACAAGCGTGTCGTGCAAGCGTCGCTCGAAATCCTGCTTGCCGGCAATGTGTTCGGCGCTGCCGCGAGGCAGGCGGCGATAGGTGGATGGCACACTCAGCAACAGGTCGTTGACCAGGTGCCCCTGCACCCGCAAGTCCGCCGGGTAAAGCCACTGGCGGCCGGGCTTATAGGCAAAGCCGTAATCGCTGACCAACTGCTGGTCCCGTGGGTTCTGCTCGTCATCGTCGTAGATCACGCCGACCAGGTTATACGCCTCGCCCAGCGGTGTGTCGTTCAGCGACCCCACCAGGAACTCCAGCACTGATTTCATGTAGCGCTCATGGTCTTTGTAAGCCACCGGCTGCCCTGCCTTGTCGGCGGCGGCATTTCTCAGGGACCACACATACACCAGGTTCTTTTTGGTCATTTTTCGCTCTCGCTGAATGGACTGCGCACAACGCCAATACACGTGCGCCTACAGCACAAGAACGAACCAGCCCAGCGGCAATTTATACCTCGCCGCTGCCGTCGGGCGCGCCGAGCTAAATACTCGCGCCGACGCTTCGTTTGTCATGGGTAAGGGTCTGTGTGCCCAGCCCCTCTTTTCACTCTCCGGGATGTATTTATGACCGACCCCAAACGCAGCGCCTTCAAGGGGCTGCTCGCCTTGCTCAGGCCCTTTCGCACCATCGTGACCGTCTCCGTCGCCCTCGGCATGGTCGGCGGCCTGGCCATCACCCTGCTGCTGGCCACCATCAATAATGCCCTGCATTCGGCCAACGGCATGACCCAAGGCGTGGTCCTGACCTTTGCGGCGCTGTGTGTGCTGGCATTGATCAGCTCGATCATTTCGGATATCGGCACCAACTACGTCGGCCAACGCATCATCGCCGCCCTGCGCAAAGACCTGGGCGAGAAAGTGCTGTCGGCGCCCATCGGGC is a window of Pseudomonas antarctica DNA encoding:
- a CDS encoding formyltransferase family protein encodes the protein MTKKNLVYVWSLRNAAADKAGQPVAYKDHERYMKSVLEFLVGSLNDTPLGEAYNLVGVIYDDDEQNPRDQQLVSDYGFAYKPGRQWLYPADLRVQGHLVNDLLLSVPSTYRRLPRGSAEHIAGKQDFERRLHDTLVELKADVVVLDGLLVILDELVRPGAPFARRIMNIHPGITRIESPYERRGAYATWNALYGARGQTVVDWATKATTPSEPLYLTGASFHYVDNGIDSGEVFHDVLKTEISPEDTILELRWNNFNNSLFPALHEGLELLARQA